The sequence below is a genomic window from Streptomyces sp. NBC_00289.
GTCGGCTGTCAGTTCTCGGTCAGGCCGCGGCGGGCAGGCCGGCGGCGCCGGTGATCTGGTCCCAGATCGTGAATCGAATGGTCATCTCGAGGCGGTGGCGGCCGGGCCGGAAGTGGGGTGATATGCCGCTGAACGCGGCCACGAACCGTTGGGCTTCGCCGACCTAGAAGCCCTTCATCGCGCCTTCGCGTTACCTAGTGCTGCATTCCTCTTTGGATGTACGCATATCGGCGTCGTAGTTGGCGGGTGGGCGGGGCTGGCCGGCCCCAGATCCAGGGGCGGGCTCGGGCGTTGAGTTGCCGGGTGGCTACGGCTGTGGCCTGGGTGATGTCGTCGGGGTTGGCGAAGGACCGTCCGGCCAGGGCGGTCTTGCGGAAGATCCGCCACCAGCCTTCCTGCAGGTTCAGCCAGCAGGCGCCGACCGGGATGAACGCGTGGTGGATGCGGGGGTGGTCCTCCAGCCAGGTCCGGGTGGACAGGCTGTTGTGGGAGGACAGGTTGTCGGTGACGATCCAGATCTCACCGGCCGGATTGGCGTCCTCGAGGCCGGATTGGCGTCCTCGACCAGTTGAAGGAATTGCTGGTAGAAGACGCTGTTGCGGGAGGATGCGGCCATGGTGATCTGCTGGCCGTCCCGGATGCGTAAAGCCCCGTAGACCCAGGTCTTTTCTGGCCCGCGGCCGGAGTCGAGCTCGGACTTGATCCGGTGCCCGTCGGGTGACCAGCCCGGTGCGGGCGGAAAAGTGCGGGGGATCACCGGC
It includes:
- a CDS encoding transposase — encoded protein: MVTRRAPDQVRARLRPRARKDLGLRGFTHPGRPADHHGRILPQQRLLPAIPSTGRGRQSGLEDANPAGEIWIVTDNLSSHNSLSTRTWLEDHPRIHHAFIPVGACWLNLQEGWWRIFRKTALAGRSFANPDDITQATAVATRQLNARARPWIWGRPAPPTRQLRRRYAYIQRGMQH